The following proteins are co-located in the Panthera uncia isolate 11264 chromosome F1, Puncia_PCG_1.0, whole genome shotgun sequence genome:
- the PCP4L1 gene encoding Purkinje cell protein 4-like protein 1 isoform X1 — protein MKLTGVHTEWDTQCDGKKDSRRGQFPGFWLVQLDEIENICRRQGWLNTKTSPAANQAPGPEEKGKANSAKKAEEEEEIDIDLTAPETEKAALAIQGKFRRFQKRKKDPSP, from the exons ATGAAGTTAACAGGCGTTCATACTGAATGGGACACACAGTGTGACGGAAAGAAGGACAGTCGTCGGGGACAATTTCCGGGTTTCTGGCTTGTGCAACTGGATGAGATAGAGAATATTTGCAGAAGACAAGGTTGG cttAATACCAAAACGTCCCCAGCAGCCAACCAGGCACCTGGCCCGGAGGAAAAGG GGAAGGCCAACAGTGCCAAGAaggctgaggaggaagaggagattGATATTGATCTGACAGCACCGGAAACAGAGAAGGCCGCCCTTGCCATTCAGGGCAAGTTCCGGagattccagaaaaggaaaaaggatccTAGCCCCTGA
- the PCP4L1 gene encoding Purkinje cell protein 4-like protein 1 isoform X2, which produces MSELNTKTSPAANQAPGPEEKGKANSAKKAEEEEEIDIDLTAPETEKAALAIQGKFRRFQKRKKDPSP; this is translated from the exons ATGAGCGAG cttAATACCAAAACGTCCCCAGCAGCCAACCAGGCACCTGGCCCGGAGGAAAAGG GGAAGGCCAACAGTGCCAAGAaggctgaggaggaagaggagattGATATTGATCTGACAGCACCGGAAACAGAGAAGGCCGCCCTTGCCATTCAGGGCAAGTTCCGGagattccagaaaaggaaaaaggatccTAGCCCCTGA